A genomic window from Streptomyces mirabilis includes:
- a CDS encoding Clp protease N-terminal domain-containing protein: protein MTTNPPGKASVRLDDLIEAIKKTHTDALEQLQDAVIAADHLGDVADHLIGHFVDQARRSGASWTDIGKSMGVTRQAAQKRFVPKAESDLDPSQGFGRYTPRARNAVMAAHNEAKAAGNAEGLTEHLVLGLLSEPEGLAAKAITAQGVTLDAVREAATAALPPAADEVPELIPYGPAAKKVLELTFREALRLGHHYIGTEHILLALLEYENGNGVLSGLGIDKTAAETYLARVLEVIAVGGQQKDQQKDQQEDQ, encoded by the coding sequence ATGACGACGAACCCACCCGGCAAGGCATCCGTACGCCTCGACGACCTCATCGAGGCCATCAAGAAGACCCACACCGACGCCCTTGAGCAACTCCAGGACGCGGTGATCGCGGCGGACCACCTCGGCGACGTGGCCGACCACCTGATCGGCCACTTCGTGGACCAGGCCCGGCGTTCGGGCGCGTCCTGGACGGACATCGGCAAGAGCATGGGGGTCACCCGGCAGGCGGCGCAGAAGCGCTTCGTCCCCAAGGCCGAGTCGGACCTCGACCCCAGCCAGGGCTTCGGCCGCTACACGCCCCGCGCCCGGAACGCGGTCATGGCCGCGCACAACGAGGCCAAGGCCGCGGGCAACGCGGAGGGACTCACCGAGCACCTCGTCCTCGGCCTCCTCTCCGAGCCCGAGGGGCTCGCCGCGAAGGCGATCACCGCGCAGGGCGTGACCCTGGACGCCGTCCGCGAGGCCGCGACCGCGGCGCTCCCGCCGGCGGCCGACGAGGTCCCGGAGCTCATCCCGTACGGCCCCGCCGCCAAGAAGGTCCTGGAACTCACCTTCCGCGAGGCCCTCCGCCTCGGCCACCACTACATCGGCACCGAGCACATCCTCCTGGCCCTCCTGGAGTACGAGAACGGCAACGGCGTTCTCAGTGGCCTCGGCATCGACAAGACAGCGGCGGAGACCTACCTCGCGCGCGTGCTGGAGGTCATCGCGGTGGGCGGACAGCAGAAGGACCAGCAGAAAGACCAGCAAGAAGATCAGTAG
- a CDS encoding AfsR/SARP family transcriptional regulator has product MRYGLRFGLLGPPVLYDADGEVRSIGGGKMRALLVALLLEPGRVVSVDALKDALWGGAPPASAQASLQNHVTRLRRLLDDPERLRAMPPGYLLRVGEGELDVRVFESHVTAARAAHAGRDGERALREALAALALWRGTPLDGVPPELGGHALVQRLEEARLLVLECRYEAELRLAGPGAGRVFAGGARGNAGDTAHAGGTGDTAHAGGTGGTGVGWVFGDIGEISDIGNTGVSADAKATDATGAPHTSGSPGTTRLAALAPELSALVAEHPLREAFHRLLMLVLHRTGRRAEALAVHRDLRARLVEELGVEPGPAVRAAHLEILRERAGESEESAHDRDGNGGADGDRAEQSAPAEPAPPRPAQLPPPPGHFTGRADVRRELNVALDTARHPSPSAPAVAVISGMAGVGKSALALHVAHGLRERFPDGQLYVNLHGATPGMTPLTPGQALAALLRDLGAEPRRIPEHPDAAAALLRSMLAPTRTLMVLDDAAHAAQVRPLLPAGTGCAVIVTSRSPLTALDGARRFPLAPLSVEDSAALLRAVSGRVDGLDGTHPLVELTGRLPLALRVVAARLAARRALTPDVLAGQLTATEGRLHHLEYDDLSVRRSLAVALDALRASEREADQDAALVLRCIGALDLPVYGAPLLARLSGIAEFRAEAALDRLVDVALLEETAYGRYAPHDLVRDFAREIAGETDGEPGAGGADIHVSERALRWYAGVAARSLEAIVEPGLDREDRSRPTAAQPAAHTVDAAATPPFCTARDAFAWGDLELENVVALVERYADTSAYVPVLVRLLNPYLQRSGRVPESEVLLRAAVGAARRLGDEAAQAYALGDLAGLHFMTGRASEALTLNDEALAIWRRLGVLSWIRRGLNNRGMLLEGLGRHAESSEALLQSLELSRELGDPHTEAITYSHLGNLYEHTDARAAIDHHKRSLAIGDAMDDVIIRHSAHCNIGYAHLTLGEPAAAVPHFEESLRILGGHGDWHGESQTRLGLVRALRGVGHVERATRECDLLLLRADQRADRYTGGLARHQLGLLLRAQGDVAGAYELWKSALAALDGTDTSVVGALRELLEEE; this is encoded by the coding sequence ATGCGGTACGGGCTGCGGTTCGGGCTGCTGGGGCCTCCGGTGTTGTACGACGCCGACGGCGAGGTCCGTTCCATCGGTGGCGGCAAGATGCGCGCCCTGCTGGTCGCGCTGCTCCTGGAGCCGGGCCGGGTCGTCTCGGTGGACGCGCTCAAGGACGCACTGTGGGGCGGGGCGCCGCCCGCGTCCGCGCAGGCCTCGTTGCAGAACCACGTCACCCGGCTGCGGCGGCTCCTCGACGATCCGGAACGGCTGCGGGCCATGCCGCCCGGGTATCTCCTGCGGGTCGGCGAGGGCGAGTTGGACGTGCGCGTCTTCGAGTCCCACGTCACGGCCGCACGCGCCGCGCACGCCGGGCGCGACGGGGAGCGGGCGCTGCGCGAGGCCCTCGCGGCGCTCGCGCTGTGGCGCGGCACACCGCTCGACGGGGTCCCGCCCGAACTCGGCGGACACGCGCTCGTCCAGCGCCTGGAGGAGGCGCGGCTGCTCGTCCTGGAGTGCCGGTACGAGGCCGAGTTGCGGCTTGCGGGGCCGGGGGCCGGGCGGGTTTTTGCGGGTGGCGCGCGAGGGAACGCCGGTGACACCGCGCACGCCGGGGGCACCGGTGACACCGCGCACGCCGGGGGCACCGGTGGTACCGGGGTCGGCTGGGTTTTCGGTGACATCGGGGAAATCAGTGACATCGGGAACACCGGGGTCTCCGCCGACGCAAAAGCAACGGACGCCACCGGTGCCCCCCACACCTCCGGCTCCCCCGGCACCACCCGACTCGCCGCCCTCGCACCCGAGTTGTCCGCCCTAGTCGCCGAGCACCCCCTGCGCGAGGCCTTCCACCGGCTGCTGATGCTCGTACTGCACCGCACCGGACGTCGGGCCGAGGCGCTGGCCGTCCACCGCGACCTACGGGCCCGCCTGGTCGAGGAACTCGGTGTCGAGCCCGGGCCCGCGGTGCGCGCGGCGCATCTGGAGATCCTGCGTGAGCGGGCGGGGGAGAGCGAGGAGTCCGCACACGACCGGGACGGGAACGGGGGTGCGGACGGAGACCGCGCGGAGCAGTCCGCCCCGGCGGAACCGGCCCCGCCCCGCCCAGCCCAGCTCCCGCCTCCGCCCGGACACTTCACCGGCCGTGCCGACGTACGCCGGGAACTGAACGTGGCCCTCGACACGGCCCGGCACCCCAGCCCCTCCGCTCCGGCCGTCGCCGTCATCAGCGGGATGGCCGGAGTCGGCAAGAGCGCCCTGGCGCTGCATGTGGCACACGGCCTGCGGGAACGTTTCCCCGACGGCCAGCTGTACGTCAACCTGCACGGCGCCACGCCCGGAATGACCCCCCTCACCCCCGGCCAGGCGCTCGCCGCGCTGCTGCGCGACCTCGGTGCCGAGCCGCGCCGTATCCCCGAACACCCGGACGCGGCCGCCGCGTTGCTCCGCTCGATGCTGGCCCCGACGCGCACCCTGATGGTGCTCGACGACGCCGCGCACGCCGCTCAGGTACGGCCGTTGCTGCCCGCGGGCACGGGGTGCGCGGTGATCGTGACGAGCCGTTCACCGCTCACCGCGCTGGACGGCGCGCGGCGCTTCCCGCTCGCGCCGCTCTCGGTCGAGGACAGCGCGGCGCTGCTGCGCGCGGTGTCCGGGCGGGTGGACGGCCTCGACGGTACGCACCCCCTCGTCGAACTCACCGGCCGGCTCCCGCTCGCCCTGCGCGTGGTCGCGGCCCGTCTCGCCGCGCGCCGCGCGCTGACGCCGGACGTCCTCGCCGGTCAACTGACCGCGACCGAAGGGCGGTTGCATCATCTGGAGTACGACGACCTGAGCGTCCGCAGATCGCTGGCCGTCGCGCTCGACGCGCTGCGTGCCTCGGAGCGGGAGGCCGACCAGGACGCGGCGCTCGTGCTGCGCTGCATCGGCGCGCTCGACCTCCCCGTCTACGGGGCGCCCCTGCTCGCCCGGCTCTCCGGCATCGCCGAGTTCCGTGCCGAGGCCGCCCTCGACCGCCTCGTCGACGTCGCGCTCCTGGAGGAGACGGCGTACGGCCGCTACGCACCCCACGACCTCGTCCGCGACTTCGCCCGGGAGATCGCGGGCGAGACGGACGGGGAACCCGGGGCCGGGGGCGCGGACATCCACGTGTCCGAGCGGGCGTTGCGCTGGTACGCCGGTGTCGCCGCCCGCTCCCTCGAAGCGATCGTCGAGCCGGGCCTCGACCGCGAGGACCGCAGCCGGCCGACCGCCGCGCAGCCGGCCGCGCACACGGTGGACGCCGCGGCCACGCCGCCGTTCTGCACCGCCAGGGACGCCTTCGCCTGGGGCGACCTGGAACTGGAGAACGTGGTGGCACTGGTGGAACGGTACGCGGACACCTCCGCGTACGTTCCCGTGCTGGTGCGGCTGCTCAATCCCTATCTCCAGCGCAGCGGCCGCGTCCCGGAGTCGGAGGTGCTCCTGCGGGCCGCGGTGGGCGCGGCGCGGCGGCTCGGGGACGAGGCCGCGCAGGCGTACGCGCTCGGGGACCTCGCGGGACTGCACTTCATGACGGGCCGCGCGAGCGAGGCGCTCACGCTGAACGACGAGGCGCTGGCGATCTGGCGGCGGCTCGGGGTGCTGTCGTGGATCCGGCGCGGTCTGAACAACCGCGGCATGCTGCTGGAGGGGCTGGGCCGCCACGCCGAGTCCAGCGAGGCGTTGCTGCAGAGCCTCGAACTCTCCCGGGAGCTGGGCGACCCGCACACCGAGGCCATCACCTACAGCCACCTCGGCAATCTGTACGAGCACACGGACGCCCGGGCCGCCATCGACCACCACAAGCGCAGCCTGGCGATCGGCGACGCGATGGACGACGTGATCATCCGGCACTCCGCGCACTGCAACATCGGCTATGCCCATCTGACGCTCGGCGAACCGGCCGCCGCCGTACCGCACTTCGAGGAGAGCCTGCGCATCCTCGGCGGTCACGGCGACTGGCACGGGGAGTCGCAGACGCGGCTCGGGCTGGTGCGCGCGCTGCGCGGGGTGGGGCATGTCGAACGGGCCACGCGCGAGTGCGATCTGCTGCTCCTCCGCGCCGATCAGCGCGCCGACCGCTACACCGGCGGACTCGCCCGGCATCAGCTGGGGCTGCTGCTGCGCGCGCAGGGGGATGTCGCGGGGGCGTACGAGCTGTGGAAGTCGGCGCTCGCGGCGCTGGACGGGACGGACACCTCGGTGGTGGGAGCGCTGAGGGAACTCCTGGAGGAGGAGTAG
- a CDS encoding DUF4232 domain-containing protein, which translates to MRALPIAVVAAAAALTLTACDSGGSNSTEDGKKASTASTAAASSTACKIDQIGIQVGPANAAPAAGDTGNVPVTLTNKGAECTLQGFPAVKVQDGGAGTDVPEEKSATPPKLTLAASGTASFTITYVRGTAGDGKSLAATTLKIGLPGAATPQSFKWSYGPLAGKTGPNDPNASVSSFQPAGD; encoded by the coding sequence ATGCGCGCCCTTCCGATCGCCGTCGTCGCCGCCGCGGCGGCACTCACCCTCACCGCCTGCGACAGCGGCGGCAGCAACAGCACCGAGGACGGCAAGAAGGCCTCGACCGCCTCCACCGCCGCCGCCTCCTCCACGGCCTGCAAGATCGACCAGATCGGCATCCAGGTCGGCCCCGCGAACGCGGCCCCGGCCGCCGGCGACACCGGCAACGTGCCCGTCACGCTCACCAACAAGGGCGCCGAGTGCACCCTTCAGGGCTTCCCCGCCGTCAAGGTGCAGGACGGCGGCGCGGGTACGGACGTACCCGAGGAGAAGTCCGCGACTCCGCCGAAGCTGACACTGGCGGCGAGCGGTACCGCCTCCTTCACGATCACCTACGTACGGGGCACGGCGGGCGACGGGAAGAGCCTCGCCGCCACCACGCTGAAGATCGGCCTGCCCGGTGCCGCCACCCCGCAGAGCTTCAAGTGGTCGTACGGTCCCCTCGCGGGCAAGACCGGTCCGAACGACCCGAACGCCTCCGTGAGCTCGTTCCAGCCCGCGGGCGACTGA
- the rpsR gene encoding 30S ribosomal protein S18 — translation MPTSHLCVVIVGGLHADARQAAVARLLADVPDSVALHHDLATAAAGEDTDLLRKFISDRGEIRSRRVTRVTARQQRMLPRAIKDVREMAL, via the coding sequence ATGCCGACCTCGCACCTCTGCGTCGTGATCGTCGGCGGGCTGCACGCGGATGCGCGGCAGGCCGCCGTCGCACGGCTGCTCGCCGACGTTCCCGACAGCGTCGCCCTCCATCACGACCTGGCGACGGCCGCGGCGGGCGAGGACACCGACCTGCTGCGGAAGTTCATCTCCGACCGCGGCGAGATCCGCAGCCGCCGGGTCACCCGGGTGACCGCGCGGCAGCAGCGGATGCTCCCCCGTGCGATCAAGGACGTGCGTGAGATGGCGCTGTGA
- a CDS encoding MFS transporter yields MQGTPPRPDARRADSRRWKALIFIALAQLMVVLDTTVVNISLPSAQHDLGISDGNRQWVITAYSLAFGGLLLFGGRIADLAGRRRMFIIGLVGFAGASALGGAAVGTATLLAARALQGAFGALLAPAALSLLAVTFSEPKERAKAFGIYGAVSGGGGALGLILGGVLTQYLSWRWALYVNIPFAVAGIVGAVTVIREPAGRPPRSRLDIPGVLLATAGLVSLVLGFSQAETHGWHAHVTVTLLVAAVLLLAVFVVVESRVGTPLLPLRVVTDRNRGGVYLSLGLSVIGMFGLFLFLTYYLQVVKGYTPFATGLAFLPMIVGMVTGSTQIGSRLMNVLPPRLLMGTGFLVSALGILMLTQLRVESSYVSVVLPAQVLLGLGMGTAFMPATSLATHHVQPQDAGVASAMVSTSQQVGGSIGTALLNTVASSSGHRWAARHLRQARSLGRTGYANHAAVHGYTVATWWAVSILGIAALAAFTLIDAPRQDTGPSAAADTEKTATPALHG; encoded by the coding sequence ATGCAAGGGACGCCGCCCCGTCCGGACGCCCGACGGGCAGACTCCCGGCGCTGGAAAGCGCTGATATTCATCGCACTTGCCCAGCTGATGGTCGTCCTCGACACCACGGTCGTCAACATCTCCCTTCCGTCGGCGCAGCACGACCTCGGTATCTCCGACGGCAACCGCCAGTGGGTCATCACCGCCTACTCGCTGGCCTTCGGCGGGCTGCTGCTCTTCGGCGGCCGCATCGCCGACCTGGCCGGGCGCCGCCGTATGTTCATCATCGGCCTCGTCGGCTTCGCGGGAGCCTCCGCGCTGGGCGGTGCGGCGGTGGGCACGGCGACCCTGCTGGCCGCCCGCGCTCTGCAGGGAGCGTTCGGGGCTCTGCTGGCGCCGGCCGCCCTGTCCCTGCTGGCCGTGACGTTCAGCGAACCGAAAGAGCGTGCCAAGGCGTTCGGCATCTACGGTGCCGTCTCCGGTGGCGGCGGCGCACTCGGACTGATCCTCGGCGGTGTGCTCACGCAGTATCTGAGCTGGCGCTGGGCGCTGTACGTCAACATCCCCTTCGCGGTCGCCGGGATCGTCGGCGCGGTGACCGTGATCCGCGAACCCGCCGGTCGGCCCCCGAGGTCCCGGCTGGACATCCCCGGAGTCCTGCTGGCGACCGCTGGTCTGGTCTCGCTCGTCCTCGGCTTCTCACAGGCCGAGACGCACGGGTGGCACGCGCACGTCACCGTGACTCTGCTGGTCGCCGCGGTGCTCCTGCTCGCCGTGTTCGTCGTGGTCGAAAGCAGGGTCGGGACGCCGTTGCTTCCTCTGCGGGTCGTCACCGACCGCAACCGCGGCGGGGTGTACCTCTCCCTCGGGCTGTCCGTCATCGGGATGTTCGGCCTCTTCCTCTTCCTCACGTACTACCTGCAGGTCGTGAAGGGCTACACCCCCTTCGCCACCGGACTCGCCTTCCTCCCGATGATCGTCGGCATGGTGACCGGGTCCACCCAGATCGGCTCCCGGCTGATGAACGTGCTGCCGCCCCGGCTGCTGATGGGCACGGGCTTCCTGGTCTCCGCTCTCGGCATCCTGATGCTGACCCAGCTCCGGGTCGAGAGCTCGTACGTCTCCGTGGTGCTGCCCGCCCAGGTACTGCTCGGGCTCGGCATGGGAACCGCCTTCATGCCCGCGACGAGTCTGGCCACGCACCATGTGCAGCCGCAGGACGCCGGCGTGGCCTCCGCCATGGTCTCCACCTCGCAGCAGGTCGGCGGTTCGATCGGGACCGCGCTGCTGAACACCGTGGCGAGCAGTTCGGGCCACCGCTGGGCCGCCCGGCACCTTCGGCAGGCCCGGTCCCTGGGCAGGACCGGCTACGCCAATCACGCCGCCGTCCACGGGTACACGGTCGCGACCTGGTGGGCCGTGTCGATCCTCGGCATCGCCGCGCTGGCCGCCTTCACCCTCATCGACGCTCCCCGCCAGGACACCGGCCCGTCCGCCGCGGCCGACACGGAGAAGACGGCAACGCCCGCCCTGCACGGCTGA
- a CDS encoding TetR/AcrR family transcriptional regulator, which translates to MSTPDAVPGRETRPPRRRVHTRARLLESAERVIVEHGYAQTTIEDLCAAAGYTRGAFYSNFRGKDDLVLALFDRHSADRLDQLERLLDGSGAVSAEGVARALLEVDALERNWILLFLEFRIHAARDPRLGAKLDEHDRAVRDALAELLQRCCPGVAREVAPVGGVAATLLAIREGILARTAGEGPGAREALEAAVATLSAILPALGIAPAPAAPEPES; encoded by the coding sequence GTGAGTACACCAGACGCCGTGCCCGGACGAGAGACCCGCCCGCCCCGCCGCCGCGTCCACACCCGTGCGCGGCTGCTGGAGTCGGCTGAACGCGTCATCGTGGAGCACGGCTACGCCCAGACGACGATCGAGGACCTCTGTGCCGCCGCGGGATACACGCGAGGCGCGTTCTACTCCAACTTCCGCGGCAAGGACGACCTGGTCCTCGCGCTCTTCGATCGCCACTCGGCGGACCGTCTCGACCAGTTGGAACGGCTGCTCGACGGGTCCGGTGCCGTCTCGGCCGAGGGCGTGGCCCGGGCGTTGCTGGAGGTCGACGCGCTGGAGCGGAACTGGATCCTGCTGTTCCTGGAGTTCCGTATCCACGCCGCCAGGGATCCGCGGCTCGGCGCCAAGCTGGACGAACACGACCGAGCCGTCAGGGACGCCCTGGCAGAGCTGCTCCAGCGGTGCTGTCCCGGGGTGGCCCGCGAGGTCGCGCCGGTCGGCGGGGTCGCGGCCACCCTGCTCGCCATCCGTGAGGGCATCCTCGCGCGGACGGCGGGCGAGGGACCGGGTGCGCGGGAAGCGCTGGAGGCCGCGGTCGCGACGCTCTCGGCGATCCTTCCCGCGCTCGGCATCGCGCCAGCCCCCGCAGCCCCGGAGCCGGAGTCATAG
- the rpmG gene encoding 50S ribosomal protein L33 yields MARNELRPVIKLRSTAGTGFTYVTRKNRRNDPDRMTLRRFDPVAGRHVDFREER; encoded by the coding sequence ATGGCACGCAACGAACTCCGTCCCGTCATCAAGCTCCGGTCCACGGCCGGGACCGGCTTCACGTACGTCACCCGCAAGAACCGGCGCAACGACCCGGACCGGATGACCCTGCGCAGGTTCGACCCGGTCGCCGGCCGGCACGTCGACTTCCGAGAGGAGCGCTGA
- a CDS encoding glycosyltransferase family 2 protein: protein MSEGPRIAVAVVTMGNRPDEVDALLTSVAKQDVAPARIVIVGNGCPLPEFAERLGLPGEVTGIEVDENLGCPGGRNVGLARLREFADVDVVVELDDDGLLVDADVLRKVRDLYTADPRLGIVGFRIADEHGETQRRHVPRVGAKDPMRGGPVTGFLGGGHALSMPMLARIGDWPAEFFFAHEETDMAWRAIDDGWTVLYEPELLLQHPKTSPARHAIYYRVTARNRVWLTRRRLPLPLIPVHLGIWMLLTLARTRSLGGLRAWFGGFAEGLRQSGGERRPMRWRTVWRLTRLGRPPVI, encoded by the coding sequence GTGTCGGAGGGGCCTCGGATCGCCGTTGCCGTCGTGACCATGGGGAACCGGCCCGACGAGGTCGACGCGCTGCTCACCTCGGTGGCCAAGCAGGACGTCGCGCCCGCGCGGATCGTGATCGTGGGAAACGGGTGTCCGCTGCCCGAGTTCGCCGAGCGGCTGGGACTGCCCGGCGAGGTGACCGGCATCGAGGTCGACGAGAACCTCGGCTGCCCGGGCGGGCGCAACGTGGGCCTCGCCCGGCTCAGGGAGTTCGCGGACGTGGACGTCGTCGTCGAGCTGGACGACGACGGGCTGCTGGTCGACGCGGATGTGCTGCGCAAGGTGCGGGACCTGTACACCGCCGATCCGCGCCTGGGCATCGTCGGCTTCCGCATCGCCGACGAGCACGGGGAGACCCAGCGCCGGCACGTGCCCCGGGTCGGGGCCAAGGACCCGATGCGGGGCGGTCCGGTCACCGGGTTCCTCGGCGGTGGACACGCGCTGTCCATGCCCATGCTCGCCCGGATCGGGGACTGGCCCGCCGAGTTCTTCTTCGCACACGAGGAGACGGACATGGCCTGGCGGGCCATCGACGACGGGTGGACCGTGCTCTACGAGCCCGAACTGCTGCTCCAGCACCCCAAGACCTCGCCCGCCCGGCACGCCATCTACTACCGGGTCACCGCCCGCAACCGGGTCTGGCTCACCCGTCGCAGGCTGCCCCTCCCGCTCATCCCCGTGCACCTGGGAATCTGGATGCTGCTGACGCTCGCACGGACGCGCTCGCTCGGCGGGCTGCGGGCCTGGTTCGGCGGCTTCGCGGAAGGGCTGCGGCAGTCGGGCGGCGAGCGGCGGCCGATGCGGTGGCGAACGGTGTGGCGGCTCACGCGGCTGGGACGCCCGCCCGTCATCTGA